CCGTATCGTCAATCAGCAACGTCACCAGCTCAGCATTACTGGTCTCGAAAATCGACCGGATGTAGAACTCTTTGCCCGAACCGGACGTCGCCAACACCGGTTTGAACGACTCCGGATACTTGACGATCGCGTACAGGATCCCGGTATCGGTCCAGATTCCGGCCTCACGCACATACCAGCCACCCACCTCAGGTGGGATGGTGACCTCAGCGAGTAACCAGCTCGGGTTTTTCTCATCCTGGAACAGCGCGTTCAATGGCCCGCGCCACACTTCGCGCTTGAGTGCCGTCGCTGTTGCAGCCGGGTTGTATTCCGCGCCGCCGCCGTCGCCGACGGAAATCTGTGACAGTTTGATCGGTACGCCCGTCGCCTTGCAGGCGGTTTCGTAGGCAATCCCCGCGTCGGTAAGCAGGGTGTAGTAGTCGGCCATTTAGGACCCCTGTGGATAAATAGTGGAAGTTTCGACGGTGTAGAGCCCTGCAGCCATGAAGGACTGGCCCGAGGCTTCAAGGCCCTGGATGACAATCGGATAAACCGTGGTCAGCTCGCCGCACACCGTGGCGGCCCCGATGACGTGGCGACCGGAGGCACTCAAGCCGACCGACACCGTCAAGGTGTCGCGTTCGCTCTTGGCGTCGGCCAGGCGCCGGTCAAGGCGGGCGTCGATTTCTTCGCTGTAGGGCTGCTCGGTAAATGCCCTGACGGAAAAACTGTAGGGCGGGCCGGGTGGCGTTTGCTCATACCAGGCGCGCACTTCAGGCATCAGTTGCAAACCCTTGGCGGCATTTTCCAGCGCCTTTCGCGTCCCGGCCTGCCGGGCGGTGGGCCAGGCGAGCTCAACGGTCAGGCGCTTCTGCGCCTCAGGTGCCGCGGAGCTCCACTCGTTGACCCCACGATCCGCCGCGAGATACGGCAGGAATGCCAGGGGCGTGGTCGCCGGGTTCATCAGTTCGGGAAA
The sequence above is drawn from the Pseudomonas sp. St316 genome and encodes:
- a CDS encoding phage tail protein I — its product is MSDDTPHPSLLPANSSPLERALDLGFARLLEGIDPPFPELMNPATTPLAFLPYLAADRGVNEWSSAAPEAQKRLTVELAWPTARQAGTRKALENAAKGLQLMPEVRAWYEQTPPGPPYSFSVRAFTEQPYSEEIDARLDRRLADAKSERDTLTVSVGLSASGRHVIGAATVCGELTTVYPIVIQGLEASGQSFMAAGLYTVETSTIYPQGS